In one window of Tellurirhabdus rosea DNA:
- a CDS encoding tetratricopeptide repeat protein — MIFNKKALLTTVVAGMFGTFQAVAQDAQSGVKDLEAGRYNKAIQTFNSLASSAPSADNYYYLGLANLKAGNVDAAKQAFDKGAAADGKNQMNNIGLAMVALAKKDAATAKNLINGALSATKNKNQDVLLRAGEAYTMFEEAADPAEAIRILDIADKLDKKNQNAEIEMALGDAYMVKNDGGNAVSKYENALMISPNSAEANYKIGKIFLRGKNYPKAQEYYEKAIAADPEFAPTYEDLAEAFFGSRAYKTAARNMDTYIQKSQTTDVDKLLRSAQFDFLAGDNMRAIQKLDALKGKVNNPVINRIYGWAYNNMGKYNEAIQSLTTFIQEAPNKVIGDDYKFLGRAYGQQGTPEGDSLQIVYLEKAAPQDSTENLYREIGKTYFNQKKFDKAAVAYQQAIQYDTAKATSNDYFQLGYSNYFVMNKLLRDMSTAGADTTALNQQKQQYYQGADMAFAKVNQISKDWAPGYYWRAQTNYFAYPREQALNTGVAVPHYEKYLEVANTEIAADAAKKEQYKKNMMTAYKFLAQYYTSKNDAVKARDYLQKASELDPADVDVQNALNPKAAKPAAPAAKPAAPKKPAAKPTK, encoded by the coding sequence ATGATTTTCAACAAGAAAGCTCTGTTAACAACGGTTGTTGCCGGGATGTTCGGCACCTTCCAGGCGGTGGCACAGGATGCACAGTCGGGCGTTAAGGACCTGGAGGCCGGACGGTACAATAAGGCTATTCAGACCTTTAACAGCCTCGCCAGCAGCGCTCCTTCAGCCGACAACTATTATTATCTCGGGTTAGCCAACCTGAAAGCCGGCAATGTGGATGCTGCCAAGCAAGCTTTTGACAAAGGAGCAGCAGCTGACGGCAAAAATCAGATGAACAATATTGGGTTGGCAATGGTCGCTCTGGCAAAGAAGGATGCGGCTACGGCAAAAAATCTGATCAATGGAGCCCTGAGCGCCACCAAGAACAAGAACCAGGACGTCCTGCTCCGCGCGGGTGAAGCCTACACGATGTTCGAGGAAGCCGCTGATCCGGCCGAAGCAATCCGTATTCTGGACATTGCGGACAAACTGGATAAGAAAAACCAGAACGCCGAAATCGAAATGGCGCTCGGTGACGCTTATATGGTGAAGAACGATGGCGGTAACGCCGTCAGCAAGTACGAAAATGCGCTGATGATTAGCCCAAACAGTGCGGAGGCTAACTATAAAATCGGTAAGATTTTCCTGCGGGGTAAAAACTACCCGAAAGCGCAGGAGTACTACGAAAAGGCAATCGCCGCTGATCCTGAGTTCGCTCCGACCTACGAAGATCTCGCAGAGGCTTTCTTTGGTTCACGGGCTTACAAAACGGCCGCTCGGAACATGGATACCTACATCCAGAAAAGCCAGACGACCGACGTAGACAAGCTGCTGCGTTCGGCCCAGTTCGACTTTCTGGCCGGTGACAACATGCGGGCGATCCAAAAGCTTGACGCGCTGAAAGGCAAAGTGAACAACCCCGTTATCAACCGGATCTACGGTTGGGCTTACAACAACATGGGTAAGTACAACGAGGCAATCCAGAGCCTGACGACGTTCATTCAGGAAGCTCCGAACAAAGTTATCGGAGACGACTATAAGTTTTTGGGACGCGCCTATGGCCAGCAGGGAACGCCGGAAGGAGACTCACTGCAGATCGTTTACCTGGAAAAGGCCGCTCCGCAGGATTCAACGGAAAACCTGTATCGCGAAATCGGGAAGACCTATTTCAACCAGAAGAAGTTTGACAAAGCGGCGGTGGCTTATCAGCAGGCGATCCAGTACGATACGGCCAAAGCAACGTCGAACGACTACTTCCAGCTGGGCTACTCGAACTACTTCGTGATGAACAAACTGCTGCGCGACATGAGCACGGCCGGTGCGGACACCACGGCGCTCAACCAGCAGAAGCAGCAGTACTACCAGGGCGCTGACATGGCGTTTGCCAAAGTGAACCAGATCTCCAAAGACTGGGCTCCGGGTTACTACTGGCGCGCACAGACGAACTACTTTGCCTATCCGCGTGAGCAGGCCCTGAATACGGGTGTTGCTGTGCCGCACTACGAGAAGTACCTCGAAGTAGCCAACACGGAGATCGCCGCGGATGCCGCCAAGAAGGAGCAGTACAAAAAGAACATGATGACGGCGTACAAGTTTCTGGCCCAGTATTACACCAGCAAAAACGACGCTGTCAAAGCCAGAGATTATCTGCAGAAAGCTTCCGAGCTTGACCCTGCCGATGTCGATGTTCAGAATGCACTGAATCCCAAAGCGGCCAAACCGGCTGCCCCGGCAGCTAAGCCTGCGGCTCCTAAAAAGCCCGCGGCAAAACCGACGAAATAA
- a CDS encoding adenylate kinase: MLNLVLFGPPGAGKGTQSEKLIDKYQLVHLSTGDLLRSQIAAQTELGLRAKALMDQGVLVPDEVVIGMIDSKLRENQAAAGFIFDGFPRTVRQAEALDDLLSQYNEQITVMVALEVDQEELTKRLLLRGQSSGRPDDQNEELIRRRVSEYNEKTTPVAGYYQQQGKYVGINGIGDIEDIFQTISNEIEKRHS; encoded by the coding sequence ATGTTAAACCTTGTACTGTTTGGCCCACCGGGTGCTGGCAAAGGCACGCAAAGTGAAAAGTTAATTGACAAGTACCAGTTAGTCCATCTTTCGACCGGCGACCTGCTGCGTTCACAGATTGCCGCCCAGACAGAACTGGGATTACGGGCAAAGGCGTTGATGGATCAGGGCGTTCTGGTTCCCGACGAAGTTGTTATCGGTATGATTGACAGTAAATTACGGGAAAACCAGGCCGCGGCCGGATTCATCTTCGATGGGTTTCCCCGTACGGTTCGCCAGGCGGAAGCGCTGGACGATCTGCTGAGTCAGTACAACGAACAGATCACGGTGATGGTGGCGCTGGAAGTAGATCAGGAAGAACTGACCAAACGACTGCTACTGCGTGGACAGTCATCCGGCCGGCCGGACGACCAGAATGAAGAGCTGATCCGGCGGCGCGTATCGGAGTATAATGAAAAAACGACTCCGGTTGCAGGCTACTACCAACAGCAGGGAAAATACGTAGGAATCAACGGTATTGGGGATATCGAAGATATTTTTCAAACCATTAGTAACGAAATTGAAAAGCGACACTCCTGA
- the obgE gene encoding GTPase ObgE has product MGSNFIDYVKINCRSGAGGAGSMHFRREKHVPKGGPDGGDGGRGGHIILKGNAQLWTLLHLKYQKHIRAENGKAGEGGRRTGAQGSDVILEVPLGTIAKNPETGDQLAEVTEDGQEIILFSGGRGGLGNDHFKSATQQTPYYAQPGEPGQEEWVILELKLLADVGLVGFPNAGKSTLLSVMSAARPEIADYPFTTLVPNLGVVAYRDFKSFVMADIPGIIEGASQGKGLGLRFLRHIERNSVLLFLIPATAEDIRAEYNTLLNELHQYNPELMDKRRLLAISKCDLVEETESLKDNLPADLPVLFISAVQQRGIQELKDQIWLALNESASVMD; this is encoded by the coding sequence ATGGGATCAAACTTTATTGACTACGTTAAGATCAATTGCCGATCGGGGGCCGGTGGAGCCGGTTCGATGCACTTCCGGCGGGAAAAACACGTTCCCAAAGGAGGCCCTGACGGTGGAGACGGTGGTCGGGGCGGGCATATCATTCTGAAAGGAAATGCACAGCTTTGGACCCTTTTGCATTTAAAATACCAGAAACACATCCGGGCGGAAAACGGAAAAGCCGGTGAAGGCGGCCGCCGCACGGGTGCCCAGGGAAGTGACGTCATTCTGGAGGTGCCTCTGGGGACCATTGCCAAAAATCCGGAAACGGGTGACCAGTTGGCCGAAGTAACCGAAGACGGACAGGAGATCATCCTGTTTAGCGGCGGTCGCGGCGGCCTGGGCAATGACCATTTCAAGAGTGCAACGCAGCAAACGCCCTACTATGCCCAGCCCGGCGAGCCCGGTCAGGAAGAGTGGGTGATTCTGGAACTGAAGCTGCTTGCCGATGTCGGGCTGGTAGGCTTTCCGAATGCGGGAAAGTCGACACTGCTGTCGGTAATGTCAGCGGCGCGCCCGGAGATTGCGGACTATCCGTTTACAACGCTGGTTCCCAATCTGGGGGTGGTTGCCTACCGTGATTTCAAGTCGTTCGTCATGGCGGACATTCCGGGAATTATTGAAGGGGCCTCGCAGGGCAAGGGCTTGGGACTCCGGTTTTTACGTCATATTGAACGGAACTCGGTTTTATTATTTCTGATTCCGGCTACCGCTGAGGATATCCGGGCCGAGTACAATACATTGCTAAACGAATTACATCAGTACAATCCTGAACTAATGGATAAACGCCGCTTGCTGGCGATATCCAAATGCGATTTGGTCGAAGAGACCGAATCCCTTAAAGACAATCTGCCGGCTGATCTGCCTGTGCTTTTCATTTCGGCAGTCCAGCAGCGTGGTATTCAGGAGTTGAAAGATCAGATTTGGCTAGCTTTGAACGAGTCGGCCTCAGTGATGGATTGA
- a CDS encoding T9SS type A sorting domain-containing protein, with translation MAALAQVNITYPTSRMVFQRNNANQATFRVGGFYSVPVNRVEVRAIPLQGGSPTDWMILQNNPQGGAFAGNITLNGGWYQLQIRGVQGENVINGPAVDRVGVGEVFVIAGQSNAQGFANYGGPGASDDRVNCVNHIYGTDQPETEPPYPTFSHLDANAFISPRGEAAWCWGYLGDLLARRLNVPILFFNAAWTATGIKSWRETAEGRTGYSVYGGFSYPQGQPYGNLKQTLQFYVNSVGVRAVLWLQGESDHYANMSQGEYVDHLRVLIQKTREHSGKNLSWVVCRTSYDDTRGSSPAILEAQNEIIRSVPNVFEGPNTDLIQIPRSDPNYYPGDDVHFRGGGLLTLGQAWSDQLNDRFFQNSQPHGPAVGPNLSIGCAGLNTLALNVSGTSGNLRWNTGSTNATLTAGSGRYFATIRDGNGNVTFTAPYEVPARPTISPSGPTTICEGQNVTLTSSYPNSTWNGSTSGRSITTGQAGSYVASTRDVAGCEFVSDPIQVSVNPLPQSPTARSLNPTRFCDRQFTTLEASEGFAYTWNTGERSRQIQVRRQGVYTVSVTDQNGCTSPQSNPVEVRVDPLPSRPVISASGPTTFCADQSVTLTSSPEDGYIWRNGLTGRTVLVNQSGDYVVQTRNTFGCLSDPSNVISVRVNPLPPAPTLTAGGATTFCEGDRVTLTANSPFQAIWSRGDTAQSIVATSSGRYVARVRDGNGCLSPTSSAITVDVKAVPSVPTVVQAGTYTLQASGSLAGDYYEWERSNQVIPFKGQEIKATVEGEYRARAFIVYDKGLTCFSAFSSSRMFTPFLENEGLSVYPNPSIDKRISVETFDNIKNATVTLYTLNGQLVLTETVDVFDERKSLNLSMLPPGHYILNVRSAEFKGSKRLMIGM, from the coding sequence ATGGCTGCATTGGCGCAGGTGAATATCACGTATCCAACCAGCCGGATGGTCTTCCAGCGGAATAATGCCAATCAGGCGACGTTCCGGGTTGGAGGATTTTACTCGGTCCCCGTAAACCGGGTGGAAGTGCGGGCCATCCCGTTGCAGGGAGGTTCGCCAACGGACTGGATGATTCTCCAGAACAACCCGCAGGGCGGTGCCTTTGCGGGGAACATAACGCTCAACGGCGGCTGGTACCAGCTCCAGATTCGGGGCGTTCAGGGCGAAAACGTCATCAACGGCCCGGCGGTCGATCGGGTTGGGGTCGGCGAAGTCTTTGTCATCGCCGGACAGTCCAACGCGCAGGGATTTGCCAACTATGGCGGCCCGGGCGCGTCGGACGACCGCGTAAACTGCGTCAATCATATCTACGGAACAGACCAGCCGGAAACCGAGCCGCCTTATCCGACCTTCTCGCATCTGGACGCCAATGCGTTCATTTCGCCCCGGGGCGAAGCGGCCTGGTGCTGGGGCTATCTGGGTGACCTCCTGGCTCGCCGTCTGAATGTTCCTATCCTGTTTTTTAACGCCGCCTGGACCGCTACCGGAATCAAAAGCTGGCGGGAAACCGCCGAAGGGCGGACCGGTTACAGCGTGTACGGCGGATTCTCCTACCCGCAGGGGCAACCCTACGGCAACCTGAAGCAGACTCTGCAGTTTTATGTCAATTCGGTGGGCGTCAGGGCTGTCCTGTGGCTTCAGGGGGAGAGTGATCACTACGCTAACATGTCGCAGGGGGAGTACGTGGACCACCTGCGGGTTCTAATTCAGAAGACCCGGGAGCATAGCGGAAAAAACCTCTCCTGGGTGGTTTGCCGCACTTCTTACGACGACACGCGCGGGAGCAGCCCGGCCATCCTGGAAGCACAAAACGAAATCATCCGCAGCGTTCCCAATGTATTTGAAGGGCCCAACACGGACCTGATTCAGATTCCGCGCTCAGACCCGAATTATTACCCGGGGGATGATGTCCACTTCCGCGGCGGTGGCCTGCTGACGCTCGGACAGGCCTGGTCCGATCAGCTGAACGATCGCTTCTTTCAGAACTCACAGCCCCACGGTCCGGCCGTCGGCCCCAACCTGTCGATTGGCTGCGCCGGCCTTAACACCCTGGCGCTCAATGTCAGCGGCACTTCGGGCAACCTGCGCTGGAACACGGGGTCAACGAACGCAACCCTGACCGCCGGTTCGGGTCGGTATTTCGCGACGATTCGGGATGGCAACGGTAACGTCACCTTCACCGCGCCCTACGAAGTTCCCGCCCGTCCGACGATCTCGCCAAGCGGTCCGACGACAATCTGCGAAGGACAGAACGTGACGCTGACCTCCAGCTACCCCAACAGCACCTGGAACGGCTCGACCTCAGGGCGCTCTATCACAACGGGACAGGCCGGGTCGTACGTAGCCAGCACGCGGGACGTGGCCGGATGCGAATTCGTCTCCGACCCGATTCAGGTGAGCGTCAATCCGCTGCCGCAGTCGCCCACCGCCCGGTCGCTGAACCCGACGCGCTTCTGCGACCGGCAGTTCACGACGCTGGAGGCTTCCGAAGGCTTCGCCTATACCTGGAACACGGGCGAACGCTCGCGCCAGATTCAGGTGCGCCGGCAGGGCGTTTATACGGTGAGCGTAACGGACCAGAACGGCTGTACCTCACCCCAATCCAATCCGGTCGAAGTCCGGGTTGACCCATTGCCGAGCCGTCCGGTGATCAGCGCCAGCGGCCCGACCACCTTCTGCGCCGACCAGAGTGTGACCCTGACGTCGTCGCCCGAAGATGGCTATATCTGGCGCAACGGCCTTACGGGGCGGACTGTTCTGGTTAACCAGTCGGGGGATTATGTCGTGCAGACCCGCAACACGTTTGGCTGTCTTTCGGACCCTTCCAACGTTATTTCGGTGCGCGTCAATCCGCTGCCACCCGCCCCCACGCTGACGGCCGGAGGCGCTACGACCTTCTGTGAAGGCGACCGCGTCACCCTGACCGCCAACAGCCCGTTCCAGGCCATCTGGTCGCGGGGCGATACCGCGCAAAGCATCGTGGCTACCAGCAGCGGCCGGTATGTGGCCCGCGTCCGGGACGGAAACGGTTGTCTGTCGCCCACTTCCTCGGCCATTACGGTGGATGTGAAGGCGGTGCCGAGCGTCCCGACAGTGGTGCAGGCGGGAACGTATACCCTTCAGGCTTCCGGATCACTGGCGGGCGATTATTACGAGTGGGAGCGGTCCAATCAGGTCATTCCGTTTAAGGGACAGGAGATCAAGGCGACCGTCGAAGGCGAGTACCGGGCCCGGGCATTTATCGTTTACGACAAAGGTCTTACCTGTTTCTCGGCCTTCTCGTCCTCGCGGATGTTCACACCTTTTCTGGAGAACGAAGGGCTTAGCGTTTATCCCAATCCCAGTATAGACAAACGAATCTCGGTAGAGACCTTCGATAATATCAAAAATGCAACCGTTACGCTTTATACCCTGAACGGACAGCTTGTGCTGACCGAGACGGTCGATGTATTCGACGAACGGAAATCGCTCAACCTGTCGATGCTTCCGCCGGGGCATTATATCCTGAATGTCCGGTCGGCAGAATTCAAAGGTTCCAAGCGCCTCATGATCGGTATGTAA